AGGTGCTTTGTTTTGGGTAACGGCATAAAACTATATGCAATTGGAATTATTAAAAGAGAGAGTATAAAAATTCCTATAATATTGATGGAAGCAACAATACCAAATTCTTTGAGAAGCTGACTGTCGGTAACAATAAATGTGGCAAAACCAGAGGCAGTTGTAATGTTTGTCATCAAAGTTGCATTTCCAATTTTGGAAATTACACGCTGTAATGATAAGGCTTGATTGCCATGTTTTTTGACTTCTTGTTGGTATTTATTTATTAAGAAAATACAATTCGGAATCCCGATTACAATTATTAAAGGAGGGATTAATGCAGTAAGAACAGTAATTTCAAATTGTAATAAACCTAATACACCAAAAGACCACATTACGCCAATAATAACAACACACATAGAAATTAACGTGGCTCGGAAACTCCTAAAAAAGAAAAAGAAGATTAGCGAAGTTACCCCTAAAGCTGCAAGTATAAATTTTCCAATCTCTTGAATGATACTCTCGGAATTCATGGTACGGATGTAGGGCATTCCTGAAACATGCACATCTAGATTGGTCTCATCTTCAAAATTTTTCACTAATTGATTCAGGTCTTCTATGATAAAATCTTTCCGTGCAGAAGTATTGACAATGTCTTTGTCTAAATAGACAATAGTTCTAATAGTTCTAGTTTCTTTATTATAAATTAAATCTTCGTAAAACGGGAGATTATTAAATAAGTGAGAAGTTAAAGTGTCTATTTCTGACTTTGTGGTAGGTGTTTTTTTTATAAAAGGTTGCATCACAAAAGCTTGTTTTACCGTGTCTTTTATAAGCTCTTGTAAATTGTCTGTAGATAATACAAAGTCTACTTCTGGGAATGCGGCTAATTGTTTGCTAAACTTGTTCCAGCGGTTAAATTTTGCAGGGGTAAAAAGTGTTGAATCTTTTACACCCAGTACCACAACGTTTCCTTCCTCTCCAAAAGTTTTCAAAAAAGATTGGTACTGTACATTTACAGGGTGATGATCGGGTAATAAATTTGCTTGCGAACTAGAAAATCGCATTTTATCCCACTGTAAGGCTAGAAACACAGTTAGAGCAATGACTAGAAAAAGAATTAGTATTCTATTTCTTAGAATGATATTTGCGGTTTTTGCCCAGAAACCTTTAGTTAATTTAGCAACCATGTTATTTTTTAAAAATTGGGGTAAAGGTAGAAAATGATTACGGGTAATCACAGTATTCTATTAAGGTAATAGCTACTTTTAATACTAATTTTATGAAATTTATGAATTAACATAAAAAAAAGGGCAACTATTTTGTTGCCCTTGTAGAGTTTTGAATTAAAAGTGAAATTATACTTTCATTATTTCGGCTTCTTTAACCGTTAAAACTTCTTCTATTTTTCTTGAAAATTTATTGGTAAGCTCCTGTATATCTGCTTCTGCATTTTTCTTTAAATCTTCAGATGCGTCATCAAGAGCTCTAATTTCTTTATTTGCCTCTTGTCTAGCATTACGGATACCTACCTTAGCATCTTCAGCTTCACCTTTTGCTTGCTTTGCTAAATCTCTTCTGCGTTCTTCTGTTAGAGGTGGTACGCTAATGATAATAAAATCACCATTATTCATCGGGTTAAAACCAAGATTGGCAATCATTATCGCTTTTTCAATAGGTTGTAACATGTTTTTTTCCCAAGGTTGTACGGTTAGCGTACGAGCATCTGGGGTACTCACATTGGCAACTTGTGCTAGAGGAGTTTGAGAGCCGTAATAATCTACCATTACGCTAGATAGCATAATTGGATTCGCTTTTCCTGCTCTAATTTTTGCAAACGCTTTTACTAAATGGTCAATTGACCCATTCATGCTTT
This genomic stretch from Cellulophaga algicola DSM 14237 harbors:
- the frr gene encoding ribosome recycling factor codes for the protein MNEEITFILDSTNESMNGSIDHLVKAFAKIRAGKANPIMLSSVMVDYYGSQTPLAQVANVSTPDARTLTVQPWEKNMLQPIEKAIMIANLGFNPMNNGDFIIISVPPLTEERRRDLAKQAKGEAEDAKVGIRNARQEANKEIRALDDASEDLKKNAEADIQELTNKFSRKIEEVLTVKEAEIMKV